The Dromaius novaehollandiae isolate bDroNov1 chromosome 5, bDroNov1.hap1, whole genome shotgun sequence genome window below encodes:
- the NIN gene encoding ninein isoform X7 gives MDEAEQDQYEVRLKELFDSFDGTGTGSLGQEELTDLCHVLHLEEVAPALQQTLLQGNLLGRVHFDQFKEALILILSRTLSNEEPFQEPGSPPEAQPKFVRGGKRYGRRSLPEGPQPAQPRAEGTGVEPPSGAARPPHIAASDPEEHWKTQDSEEYEAEGQLRFWNPDDPTASQSGTVPAPDWVEEKLREVCEHLGVARDGHLHRKKLVSICEQYGLQNVDGEVLEEVFHNLEQDGTMSVEDFFYGLFKNGKSLTPSASTPYRQLKRHLSMQSFDESGRRTTTPSAMTSTIGFRVFSSLDDGMGYACVEGILDTWHEEGIENSHEILKALDFSLDGKVNLTELTLALENELLITKNGIYQAALASFKTEIRHLLERVDQVAREKEKLRSDLEKAEKLKSLMASEVDDHHAAIERRNEYNLRKLDEEYKERIAALKNELRREREQILQQANRQRLDLEQEIEKLKTEENYIRDRLTLSLKENGRLESELLETGEKLAEYESLASKLQRNLENVLAEKFGDLDPSSAEFFLQEERLAQMRSEHELQCRELQDQIDELQSELEEYRAQGKVLRPSLKNSLSEEFDMDIKSHGNSGIEPDQGLGSEDCNPLNMSIEAEMVIEQMKEQHHRDMHHLRQELEDTVSHYEKQLDETKIHCEKEQEDMRKRYAEEMHVMEKQIIGLKNQIAELQGETALLRDQQERLGCKHNDEKNKLQISFNEEKANLQELLRQEHEEDVRVKLEEVNEKFSREREELIQNGVWVEEKMRVLVQTLQEEKGELERGFQERLERVTEMHALEKEELQQELLRKHKQELEEERKKMESDYNRRASHAETEFSVNTQTLVNKYEEMMQNLEGRYQRELRELAEQQREERSQWEFEKDEIVQEIAEAQEQLKERLANEKAVSLALTQEKELLEKSFKEEVNKLVCEKEQLQKELQDLRNAIEKQENKLNDKIIQLQNDHEKELKNKEEHISMMEENGKLVSQKLERLDSEHKQEKEELNSKLLALESLNKDICVRAEREKAEMNLEILNLQEKIQKLQWETLNFSTLQNHYRVLENEYAKAKRKIASFCGTEHPGDDADVLRSLQKVHEQAVKENVRMASEIVRLQQRLQAIEREPARRAGSDHATSDLEQSQLQDALDPIVEELPSDCEDTEKGTDSDVSPLLEADITDLTETTEVHSSLEKPCDKTGAESLALKVQVCQRPGNIMALETGCSHDSDKKQELVSVVPLLHKNQRDLEKTLERVPRLKILHDDIRQNIHLINNRIATKNKGFFSDASKLQIELEEAEELTGASLQLERVSGSTKGKGDLKNTIPQLWKRIEELEERSMAQAKLLSLQEEIQVENEGLKSKMIELVEKNKALEDNLLKLRSLHRKLEESNLETIKLGEEKTQLLRKVRELEDIPEQYTQGKIDAPSGKLRLQCQLGKVGEQAARLKALQDRHAQCDSVIKEDLAEKTEQQELSRKLEVATLINQNDVHPHEEKEEWSAMTHGLQSTCSELQQKVDLLRCEAEKLREENAVLKNEVTLLNEEGSASSLKLRELNGSREEMRQKIEAIRKEKVAVQKMVDNLKKQVVDLKTRNQQLDSENTELSQRNSKNQADVQDLNQQLARVLKQKEREAGTCSLEEWEKERLLLKEELENSKIKSSNMVSSLEMELSKMKVQAHILEQENHILKQELEKTKQLPRCSDLSDLQNEVSSLITKNEKLLKEKEALSEELNRCIDKVAKVSFLENVIASLKEEQKSRQQQSQTLKTQLTVSQEKAQSLDETLQNTSLQMSRLKADLRVTQQEKETLKQEVVSLHKQLQNAKEKA, from the exons AAGGAAGCACTTATCCTCATCTTGTCCAGGACCCTGTCAAATGAAGAGCCCTTCCAAGAGCCAG GTTCCCCCCCGGAGGCGCAGCCCAAGTTCGTCCGAGGCGGCAAGCGCTACGGCCGGCGCTCCCTGCCCGAGGGCCCGCAgcccgcccagccccgcgccgaggGGACCGGCGTCGAGCCGCcgagcggggccgcccggcctCCGCACATCGCCGCCAGCGACCCCGAGGAG CACTGGAAGACGCAGGACAGTGAGGAGTACGAGGCAGAGG GCCAGCTGCGCTTCTGGAACCCGGACGACCCGACGGCCTCGCAGAGCGGCACCGTGCCGGCGCCCGACTGGGTGGAGGAGAAGCTGCGGGAGGTCTGCGAGCACCTCGGCGTCGCCAGGGACGGCCACCTGCACAGGAAGAAGCTCGTCTCCATTTGCGAGCAGTACGGCCTCCAAAACGTGGACGGGGAG GTGCTGGAAGAGGTGTTCCATAACCTGGAGCAGGACGGCACCATGAGCGTGGAAGACTTCTTCTACGGCTTATTTAAGAATGGGAAGTCGCTTACACCCTCTGCATCTACTCCATACAGACAGCTGAAGAGACACCTCTCCATGCAG TCCTTCGACGAGAGCGGGAGGCGCACGACCACGCCGTCGGCAATGACGAGCACCATCGGCTTCCGcgtcttctccagcctggacgaCGGCATGGGCTACGCCTGCGTGGAGGGGATCCTGGACACCTGGCACGAGGAGGGCATCGAGAACAGCCACGAGATCCTCAAG GCTCTGGATTTCAGCTTGGACGGGAAGGTGAACTTGACGGAGCTGACGCTGGCTCTGGAAAATGAGCTTCTGATAACCAAGAATGGGATCTACCAAGCAGCGCTGGCGAGCTTCAAAACGGAGATAAGACATCTGCT GGAGCGAGTCGACCAGGTggccagggagaaggagaagctgcGGTCCGACCTGGAAAAAGCGGAAAAGCTGAAATCTCTGATGGCCTCCGAAGTTGACGACCACCATGCTGCAATAGAGCGCCGGAACGAGTACAACCTCAG GAAGCTGGATGAGGAATACAAAGAACGAATCGCGGCTTTGAAGAACGAGCTCCGGAGAGAGcgagagcaaatcctgcagcaggCTAATAGGCAGCGCCTGGACCTGGAGCAGGAGATCGAGAAGCTGAAAACGGAGGAGAACTACATCCGCGACCGCCTCACCCTCTCCCTAAAG GAAAATGGCCGTTTGGAAAGCGAGCTgctggaaactggagaaaaactGGCCGAGTATGAAAGTCTGGCAAGCAAACTGCAGAGGAACTTGGAAAACGTCCTGGCTGAGAAG TTTGGCGATCTGGATCCCAGCAGCGCGGAGTTCTTCTTGCAGGAGGAGCGCCTGGCGCAGATGAGGAGCGAGCACGAGCTGCAGTGCCGG gagctgCAAGATCAAATAGACGAGCTGCAGTCTGAGCTGGAGGAGTACCGTGCTCAAGGCAAAGTGCTCAGGCCTTCTCTGAAAAACTCACTGTCGGAAGAGTTTGACATGGATATTAAAAGTCACGGTAATAGTGGCATTGAGCCTGACCAAG gacTTGGATCAGAAGACTGTAATCCATTAAATATGAGCATAGAAGCAGAAATGGTTATTGAACAAATGAAGGAGCAACATCACAGGGACATGCATCACCTCAGACAGGAGCTTGAGGACACA GTGAGTCATTATGAAAAGCAGCTAGATGAGACAAAAATTCACTGTGAAAAGGAGCAAGAAGATATGAGGAAGAGGTATGCCGAAGAGATGCATGTCatggaaaagcaaataattggcctTAAAAACCAAATTGCAGAACTGCAGGGAGAAACAGCACTGCTCCGAGATCAACAAGAGAGGCTTGGCTGTAAACATAACGATGAGAAAAACAAATTGCAAATAAGCttcaatgaggaaaaagcaaatctGCAGGAATTACTCAGGCAGGAACACGAAGAAGATGTTCGAGTTAAACTGGAGGAGGTAAACGAGAAGTTTAGCCGAGAACGGGAAGAACTGATTCAAAATGGTGTCTGGGTGGAAGAAAAGATGAGAGTTTTAGTGCAGActctgcaggaggagaagggagagctGGAACGTGGCTTTCAGGAGCGGTTGGAAAGGGTGACGGAAATGCACGCCCTGGAGAAGGAGGAGCTGCAGCAAGAGCTGCTGAGGAAGCacaagcaggagctggaggaggaaag gaaaaaaatggaaagtgaCTATAACAGAAGAGCATCTCATGCAGAAACTGAGTTTTCTGTCAACACACAAACACTTGTgaataaatatgaagaaatgatGCAAAATCTGGAAGGACGCTACCAACGAGAGTTGCGTGAACTTGCCgaacagcagagagaggaaagatCTCAGTGGGAGTTTGAAAAGGATGAAATTGTCCAGGAGATTGCTGAAGCCCAAGAGCAACTGAAGGAAAGGCTGGCGAATGAAAAGGCTGTTTCTCTTGCTCTAACccaggagaaggagctcctggagAAAAGCTTCAAGGAGGAAGTGAACAAGTTGGTGTGTGAGAAAGAACAGCTTCAAAAAGAGCTACAAGATCTGAGAAACGCTATCGAAAAGCAAGAGAACAAGTTGAATGACAAAATAATACAACTCCAAAATGACCATGAAAAAGAGCTAAAGAACAAAGAAGAGCATATATCCATGATGGAGGAAAATGGGAAGTTGGTTAGCCAAAAGCTGGAGAGACTTGACAGTGAACATaagcaagagaaagaagaacTCAATTCCAAACTTCTTGCTTTAGAGAGCTTAAACAAAGACATCTGCGTAAGggcagaaagagagaaggcagagatgaaTTTGGAGATCTTAAATCttcaagaaaaaatacagaaattgcagTGGGAGACCCTTAATTTTTCCACACTACAAAATCATTACAGGGTATTGGAAAATGAAtatgcaaaagcaaaaagaaaaattgcctCATTCTGTGGTACAGAGCATCCGGGAGATGATGCAGATGTTCTTAGGAGTCTGCAGAAGGTGCACGAGCAGGCAGTGAAGGAAAATGTCAGGATGGCTTCCGAGATCGTCAGGCTGCAGCAGAGGCTGCAAGCCATCGAGCGTGAGCCGGCGAGACGTGCCGGTTCTGACCATGCAACCTCCGATTTGGAGCAATCCCAGCTGCAAGACGCACTAGATCCCATTGTAGAAGAGTTGCCCAGTGACTGTGAAGACACAGAAAAGGGAACAGATTCAGATGTCTCTCCGTTGCTGGAGGCTGATATTACAGACCTTACAGAAACGACTGAGGTTCATTCCAGTTTGGAGAAGCCATGTGATAAAACCGGAGCGGAGAGCCTTGCTCTCAAGGTGCAGGTGTGTCAGAGGCCGGGAAATATCATGGCCCTGGAAACCGGTTGTAGCCACGATTCTGACAAGAAGCAAGAGCTAGTTTCTGTAGTGCCCCTGCTGCACAAAAACCAGAGGGATCTTGAAAAAACTCTTGAGAGAGTTCCCAGACTAAAGATATTGCACGATGATATTAGACAGAACATTCATCTGATAAATAACAGAATAGCTACAAAAAACAAAGGCTTTTTTTCAGATGCTTCTAAGCTGCAGATTGAGCTTGAGGAGGCTGAAGAACTAACTGGTGCTTCTCTCCAGCTTGAGCGTGTTTCTGGATCAACAAAAGGGAAGGGTGACCTGAAAAACACAATACCTCAGCTTTGGAAGAGGATTGAAGAGTTAGAAGAAAGATCAATGGCACAAGCTAAGCTTCTGTCTTTACAAGAAGAAATTCAGGTGGAAAATGAGGGGCTGAAATCTAAAATGATAGAGTTggttgaaaaaaataaagcactagAAGATAACTTACTGAAGCTGAGAAGCCTTCATCGCAAACTAGAAGAAAGTAACCTGGAAACTATTAAACTcggagaggaaaaaacacagcttCTCAGGAAAGTTAGAGAATTGGAAGACATCCCAGAACAATATACACAAGGAAAAATAGATGCACCCAGTGGAAAGTTAAGACTGCAATGCCAGCTTGGAAAAGTGGGAGAACAGGCTGCGAGGCTTAAAGCTCTGCAAGACAGGCATGCCCAATGCGATAGCGTGATAAAGGAAGACTTAgcggagaagacagagcagcaaGAGCTGAGCAGAAAGCTGGAAGTTGCTACTTTGATTAACCAAAATGATGTGCATCCTCATGAAGAGAAAGAGGAATGGAGCGCAATGACACACGGTTTGCAAAGTACATGCAGCGAGCTGCAGCAAAAAGTTGATCTTTTGAG GTGTGAAGCCGAGAAGCTCAGAGAAGAAAACGctgttctgaaaaatgaagtaACTCTACTGAATGAGGAAGGTAGCGCTTCCAGCCTGAAACTGAGGGAGCTAAATGGATCTCGAGAAGAAATGCG gcAAAAAATAGAGGCGATAAGAAAGGAGAAAGTGGCTGTACAGAAGATGGTTGACAACCTGAAAAAGCAG GTAGTGGATCTGAAAACGAGGAACCAGCAGCTGGACTCTGAAAACACAGAACTTAGCCAGAGGAATTCCAAAAACCAAGCAGATGTGCAGGATCTTAATCAACAGCTGGCAAGGGTACtcaagcaaaaggaaagagaagcaggGACATGTTCCTTGGAAGAATGGGAAAAGGAGAGATTGCTACTGAAAGAGGAACTGGAAAACTCTAAAATAAAG tcgTCAAATATGGTGTCTTCCTTGGAGATGGAGCTGTCAAAAATGAAAGTTCAAGCGCATATATTGGAGCAGGAAAACCACATCCTCaagcaggagctggagaaaaCAAAGCAG CTGCCCAGATGTTCTGATCTCTCTGACCTTCAAAATGAAGTTTCTAGCTTAATtactaaaaatgaaaagctgctaaaagaaaaagaagccctGAGTGAGGAATTAAACAGGTGTATTGATAAG GTAGCTAAAGTAAGCTTCTTAGAGAATGTAATTGCCAGCTTGAAGGAGGAGCAGAAGTCCCGGCAACAACAGAGTCAGACACTGAAAACGCAGCTCACAGTTTCGCAAGAGAAG gcTCAGAGTCTCGATGAAACACTGCAAAACACCAGCCTCCAAATGTCCCGACTGAAAGCGGACTTACGGGTGACGCAGCAGGAGAAGGAAACGCTGAAACAAGAAGTGGTGTCCTTACACAAGCAACTGCAAAACGCCAAGGAGAAG GCCTAA
- the NIN gene encoding ninein isoform X6, with amino-acid sequence MDEAEQDQYEVRLKELFDSFDGTGTGSLGQEELTDLCHVLHLEEVAPALQQTLLQGNLLGRVHFDQFKEALILILSRTLSNEEPFQEPGSPPEAQPKFVRGGKRYGRRSLPEGPQPAQPRAEGTGVEPPSGAARPPHIAASDPEEHWKTQDSEEYEAEGQLRFWNPDDPTASQSGTVPAPDWVEEKLREVCEHLGVARDGHLHRKKLVSICEQYGLQNVDGEVLEEVFHNLEQDGTMSVEDFFYGLFKNGKSLTPSASTPYRQLKRHLSMQSFDESGRRTTTPSAMTSTIGFRVFSSLDDGMGYACVEGILDTWHEEGIENSHEILKALDFSLDGKVNLTELTLALENELLITKNGIYQAALASFKTEIRHLLERVDQVAREKEKLRSDLEKAEKLKSLMASEVDDHHAAIERRNEYNLRKLDEEYKERIAALKNELRREREQILQQANRQRLDLEQEIEKLKTEENYIRDRLTLSLKENGRLESELLETGEKLAEYESLASKLQRNLENVLAEKFGDLDPSSAEFFLQEERLAQMRSEHELQCRELQDQIDELQSELEEYRAQGKVLRPSLKNSLSEEFDMDIKSHGNSGIEPDQGLGSEDCNPLNMSIEAEMVIEQMKEQHHRDMHHLRQELEDTVSHYEKQLDETKIHCEKEQEDMRKRYAEEMHVMEKQIIGLKNQIAELQGETALLRDQQERLGCKHNDEKNKLQISFNEEKANLQELLRQEHEEDVRVKLEEVNEKFSREREELIQNGVWVEEKMRVLVQTLQEEKGELERGFQERLERVTEMHALEKEELQQELLRKHKQELEEERKKMESDYNRRASHAETEFSVNTQTLVNKYEEMMQNLEGRYQRELRELAEQQREERSQWEFEKDEIVQEIAEAQEQLKERLANEKAVSLALTQEKELLEKSFKEEVNKLVCEKEQLQKELQDLRNAIEKQENKLNDKIIQLQNDHEKELKNKEEHISMMEENGKLVSQKLERLDSEHKQEKEELNSKLLALESLNKDICVRAEREKAEMNLEILNLQEKIQKLQWETLNFSTLQNHYRVLENEYAKAKRKIASFCGTEHPGDDADVLRSLQKVHEQAVKENVRMASEIVRLQQRLQAIEREPARRAGSDHATSDLEQSQLQDALDPIVEELPSDCEDTEKGTDSDVSPLLEADITDLTETTEVHSSLEKPCDKTGAESLALKVQVCQRPGNIMALETGCSHDSDKKQELVSVVPLLHKNQRDLEKTLERVPRLKILHDDIRQNIHLINNRIATKNKGFFSDASKLQIELEEAEELTGASLQLERVSGSTKGKGDLKNTIPQLWKRIEELEERSMAQAKLLSLQEEIQVENEGLKSKMIELVEKNKALEDNLLKLRSLHRKLEESNLETIKLGEEKTQLLRKVRELEDIPEQYTQGKIDAPSGKLRLQCQLGKVGEQAARLKALQDRHAQCDSVIKEDLAEKTEQQELSRKLEVATLINQNDVHPHEEKEEWSAMTHGLQSTCSELQQKVDLLRCEAEKLREENAVLKNEVTLLNEEGSASSLKLRELNGSREEMRQKIEAIRKEKVAVQKMVDNLKKQVVDLKTRNQQLDSENTELSQRNSKNQADVQDLNQQLARVLKQKEREAGTCSLEEWEKERLLLKEELENSKIKSSNMVSSLEMELSKMKVQAHILEQENHILKQELEKTKQLPRCSDLSDLQNEVSSLITKNEKLLKEKEALSEELNRCIDKVAKVSFLENVIASLKEEQKSRQQQSQTLKTQLTVSQEKAQSLDETLQNTSLQMSRLKADLRVTQQEKETLKQEVVSLHKQLQNAKEKNRVLELAVPSSGLQDQQKKLHWDELDQLAKQEQQLLRQENERLQREVQSTKTDLTHSREKIRQLESAVLSLKHQKHQSQSGIVKAIEQEKLSLKRECEQLQKELSSANRKISQMNSVERELETSSENEGLRKKQVKLDDQLMENSVVGTSREGCSSLSEIVCEDATLERQCDA; translated from the exons AAGGAAGCACTTATCCTCATCTTGTCCAGGACCCTGTCAAATGAAGAGCCCTTCCAAGAGCCAG GTTCCCCCCCGGAGGCGCAGCCCAAGTTCGTCCGAGGCGGCAAGCGCTACGGCCGGCGCTCCCTGCCCGAGGGCCCGCAgcccgcccagccccgcgccgaggGGACCGGCGTCGAGCCGCcgagcggggccgcccggcctCCGCACATCGCCGCCAGCGACCCCGAGGAG CACTGGAAGACGCAGGACAGTGAGGAGTACGAGGCAGAGG GCCAGCTGCGCTTCTGGAACCCGGACGACCCGACGGCCTCGCAGAGCGGCACCGTGCCGGCGCCCGACTGGGTGGAGGAGAAGCTGCGGGAGGTCTGCGAGCACCTCGGCGTCGCCAGGGACGGCCACCTGCACAGGAAGAAGCTCGTCTCCATTTGCGAGCAGTACGGCCTCCAAAACGTGGACGGGGAG GTGCTGGAAGAGGTGTTCCATAACCTGGAGCAGGACGGCACCATGAGCGTGGAAGACTTCTTCTACGGCTTATTTAAGAATGGGAAGTCGCTTACACCCTCTGCATCTACTCCATACAGACAGCTGAAGAGACACCTCTCCATGCAG TCCTTCGACGAGAGCGGGAGGCGCACGACCACGCCGTCGGCAATGACGAGCACCATCGGCTTCCGcgtcttctccagcctggacgaCGGCATGGGCTACGCCTGCGTGGAGGGGATCCTGGACACCTGGCACGAGGAGGGCATCGAGAACAGCCACGAGATCCTCAAG GCTCTGGATTTCAGCTTGGACGGGAAGGTGAACTTGACGGAGCTGACGCTGGCTCTGGAAAATGAGCTTCTGATAACCAAGAATGGGATCTACCAAGCAGCGCTGGCGAGCTTCAAAACGGAGATAAGACATCTGCT GGAGCGAGTCGACCAGGTggccagggagaaggagaagctgcGGTCCGACCTGGAAAAAGCGGAAAAGCTGAAATCTCTGATGGCCTCCGAAGTTGACGACCACCATGCTGCAATAGAGCGCCGGAACGAGTACAACCTCAG GAAGCTGGATGAGGAATACAAAGAACGAATCGCGGCTTTGAAGAACGAGCTCCGGAGAGAGcgagagcaaatcctgcagcaggCTAATAGGCAGCGCCTGGACCTGGAGCAGGAGATCGAGAAGCTGAAAACGGAGGAGAACTACATCCGCGACCGCCTCACCCTCTCCCTAAAG GAAAATGGCCGTTTGGAAAGCGAGCTgctggaaactggagaaaaactGGCCGAGTATGAAAGTCTGGCAAGCAAACTGCAGAGGAACTTGGAAAACGTCCTGGCTGAGAAG TTTGGCGATCTGGATCCCAGCAGCGCGGAGTTCTTCTTGCAGGAGGAGCGCCTGGCGCAGATGAGGAGCGAGCACGAGCTGCAGTGCCGG gagctgCAAGATCAAATAGACGAGCTGCAGTCTGAGCTGGAGGAGTACCGTGCTCAAGGCAAAGTGCTCAGGCCTTCTCTGAAAAACTCACTGTCGGAAGAGTTTGACATGGATATTAAAAGTCACGGTAATAGTGGCATTGAGCCTGACCAAG gacTTGGATCAGAAGACTGTAATCCATTAAATATGAGCATAGAAGCAGAAATGGTTATTGAACAAATGAAGGAGCAACATCACAGGGACATGCATCACCTCAGACAGGAGCTTGAGGACACA GTGAGTCATTATGAAAAGCAGCTAGATGAGACAAAAATTCACTGTGAAAAGGAGCAAGAAGATATGAGGAAGAGGTATGCCGAAGAGATGCATGTCatggaaaagcaaataattggcctTAAAAACCAAATTGCAGAACTGCAGGGAGAAACAGCACTGCTCCGAGATCAACAAGAGAGGCTTGGCTGTAAACATAACGATGAGAAAAACAAATTGCAAATAAGCttcaatgaggaaaaagcaaatctGCAGGAATTACTCAGGCAGGAACACGAAGAAGATGTTCGAGTTAAACTGGAGGAGGTAAACGAGAAGTTTAGCCGAGAACGGGAAGAACTGATTCAAAATGGTGTCTGGGTGGAAGAAAAGATGAGAGTTTTAGTGCAGActctgcaggaggagaagggagagctGGAACGTGGCTTTCAGGAGCGGTTGGAAAGGGTGACGGAAATGCACGCCCTGGAGAAGGAGGAGCTGCAGCAAGAGCTGCTGAGGAAGCacaagcaggagctggaggaggaaag gaaaaaaatggaaagtgaCTATAACAGAAGAGCATCTCATGCAGAAACTGAGTTTTCTGTCAACACACAAACACTTGTgaataaatatgaagaaatgatGCAAAATCTGGAAGGACGCTACCAACGAGAGTTGCGTGAACTTGCCgaacagcagagagaggaaagatCTCAGTGGGAGTTTGAAAAGGATGAAATTGTCCAGGAGATTGCTGAAGCCCAAGAGCAACTGAAGGAAAGGCTGGCGAATGAAAAGGCTGTTTCTCTTGCTCTAACccaggagaaggagctcctggagAAAAGCTTCAAGGAGGAAGTGAACAAGTTGGTGTGTGAGAAAGAACAGCTTCAAAAAGAGCTACAAGATCTGAGAAACGCTATCGAAAAGCAAGAGAACAAGTTGAATGACAAAATAATACAACTCCAAAATGACCATGAAAAAGAGCTAAAGAACAAAGAAGAGCATATATCCATGATGGAGGAAAATGGGAAGTTGGTTAGCCAAAAGCTGGAGAGACTTGACAGTGAACATaagcaagagaaagaagaacTCAATTCCAAACTTCTTGCTTTAGAGAGCTTAAACAAAGACATCTGCGTAAGggcagaaagagagaaggcagagatgaaTTTGGAGATCTTAAATCttcaagaaaaaatacagaaattgcagTGGGAGACCCTTAATTTTTCCACACTACAAAATCATTACAGGGTATTGGAAAATGAAtatgcaaaagcaaaaagaaaaattgcctCATTCTGTGGTACAGAGCATCCGGGAGATGATGCAGATGTTCTTAGGAGTCTGCAGAAGGTGCACGAGCAGGCAGTGAAGGAAAATGTCAGGATGGCTTCCGAGATCGTCAGGCTGCAGCAGAGGCTGCAAGCCATCGAGCGTGAGCCGGCGAGACGTGCCGGTTCTGACCATGCAACCTCCGATTTGGAGCAATCCCAGCTGCAAGACGCACTAGATCCCATTGTAGAAGAGTTGCCCAGTGACTGTGAAGACACAGAAAAGGGAACAGATTCAGATGTCTCTCCGTTGCTGGAGGCTGATATTACAGACCTTACAGAAACGACTGAGGTTCATTCCAGTTTGGAGAAGCCATGTGATAAAACCGGAGCGGAGAGCCTTGCTCTCAAGGTGCAGGTGTGTCAGAGGCCGGGAAATATCATGGCCCTGGAAACCGGTTGTAGCCACGATTCTGACAAGAAGCAAGAGCTAGTTTCTGTAGTGCCCCTGCTGCACAAAAACCAGAGGGATCTTGAAAAAACTCTTGAGAGAGTTCCCAGACTAAAGATATTGCACGATGATATTAGACAGAACATTCATCTGATAAATAACAGAATAGCTACAAAAAACAAAGGCTTTTTTTCAGATGCTTCTAAGCTGCAGATTGAGCTTGAGGAGGCTGAAGAACTAACTGGTGCTTCTCTCCAGCTTGAGCGTGTTTCTGGATCAACAAAAGGGAAGGGTGACCTGAAAAACACAATACCTCAGCTTTGGAAGAGGATTGAAGAGTTAGAAGAAAGATCAATGGCACAAGCTAAGCTTCTGTCTTTACAAGAAGAAATTCAGGTGGAAAATGAGGGGCTGAAATCTAAAATGATAGAGTTggttgaaaaaaataaagcactagAAGATAACTTACTGAAGCTGAGAAGCCTTCATCGCAAACTAGAAGAAAGTAACCTGGAAACTATTAAACTcggagaggaaaaaacacagcttCTCAGGAAAGTTAGAGAATTGGAAGACATCCCAGAACAATATACACAAGGAAAAATAGATGCACCCAGTGGAAAGTTAAGACTGCAATGCCAGCTTGGAAAAGTGGGAGAACAGGCTGCGAGGCTTAAAGCTCTGCAAGACAGGCATGCCCAATGCGATAGCGTGATAAAGGAAGACTTAgcggagaagacagagcagcaaGAGCTGAGCAGAAAGCTGGAAGTTGCTACTTTGATTAACCAAAATGATGTGCATCCTCATGAAGAGAAAGAGGAATGGAGCGCAATGACACACGGTTTGCAAAGTACATGCAGCGAGCTGCAGCAAAAAGTTGATCTTTTGAG GTGTGAAGCCGAGAAGCTCAGAGAAGAAAACGctgttctgaaaaatgaagtaACTCTACTGAATGAGGAAGGTAGCGCTTCCAGCCTGAAACTGAGGGAGCTAAATGGATCTCGAGAAGAAATGCG gcAAAAAATAGAGGCGATAAGAAAGGAGAAAGTGGCTGTACAGAAGATGGTTGACAACCTGAAAAAGCAG GTAGTGGATCTGAAAACGAGGAACCAGCAGCTGGACTCTGAAAACACAGAACTTAGCCAGAGGAATTCCAAAAACCAAGCAGATGTGCAGGATCTTAATCAACAGCTGGCAAGGGTACtcaagcaaaaggaaagagaagcaggGACATGTTCCTTGGAAGAATGGGAAAAGGAGAGATTGCTACTGAAAGAGGAACTGGAAAACTCTAAAATAAAG tcgTCAAATATGGTGTCTTCCTTGGAGATGGAGCTGTCAAAAATGAAAGTTCAAGCGCATATATTGGAGCAGGAAAACCACATCCTCaagcaggagctggagaaaaCAAAGCAG CTGCCCAGATGTTCTGATCTCTCTGACCTTCAAAATGAAGTTTCTAGCTTAATtactaaaaatgaaaagctgctaaaagaaaaagaagccctGAGTGAGGAATTAAACAGGTGTATTGATAAG GTAGCTAAAGTAAGCTTCTTAGAGAATGTAATTGCCAGCTTGAAGGAGGAGCAGAAGTCCCGGCAACAACAGAGTCAGACACTGAAAACGCAGCTCACAGTTTCGCAAGAGAAG gcTCAGAGTCTCGATGAAACACTGCAAAACACCAGCCTCCAAATGTCCCGACTGAAAGCGGACTTACGGGTGACGCAGCAGGAGAAGGAAACGCTGAAACAAGAAGTGGTGTCCTTACACAAGCAACTGCAAAACGCCAAGGAGAAG AACCGGGTTCTAGAGCTGGCTGTGCCTTCCTCAGGGCTGCAGGACCAGCAGAAGAAACTGCACTGGGATGAACTGGACCAGCTGGcgaagcaggagcagcagctgctaaGACAAGAGAATGAGAGATTACAGAGGGAAGTCCAGAGCACTAAAACAGATCTAACCCATTCCAGGGAGAAG ATCCGACAGCTGGAATCTGCTGTCCTTTCTCTAAAGCACCAAAAGCATCAAAGCCAGTCAGGTATCGTCAAAGCCATAGAGCAGGAGAAATTAAGCTTGAAGAGAGAGTGTGAACAGCTTCAGAAGGAGTTGTCCTCTGCAAACAGGAAG ATCAGTCAGATGAATTCTGTTGAACGTGAACTGGAAACCAGCTCAGAAAACGAAGGGCTAAGAAAAAAGCAAGTCAAACTGGATGATCAATTAATGGAG AACTCAGTGGTTGGAACTAGCAGAGAAGGGTGCAGTTCTCTTTCTGAAATAGTGTGCGAAG ATGCTACACTCGAGCGCCAGTGTGATGCTTAG